A region of Streptomyces sp. R44 DNA encodes the following proteins:
- a CDS encoding EF-hand domain-containing protein, with translation MADIDSARTAFNRFDVDGDGFITAAEYKHVMAELGDFNVTETVAEVLIKQRDDNGDGVLSWDEFWAHYSKA, from the coding sequence GTGGCGGACATCGACTCGGCACGCACGGCATTCAACAGGTTCGACGTGGACGGCGACGGTTTCATCACCGCCGCGGAGTACAAGCACGTCATGGCGGAGCTGGGCGACTTCAACGTCACCGAGACGGTCGCCGAGGTGCTCATCAAGCAGCGCGACGACAACGGCGACGGCGTGCTGTCCTGGGACGAGTTCTGGGCGCACTACAGCAAGGCCTGA
- the glgX gene encoding glycogen debranching protein GlgX, with product MASAAEQEAVQEHALERAGPPVWPGAPTPLGARCRVGPDGVTGTNFALWAGGAEAVELCLFAPDGTETRLPLTELTHEIWHGFVPGIGPGQRYGYRVHGRWDPWTGARWNPAKLLLDPYARAVDGDFALPAEVYGHVRDWPQQHVADTVRDERDSAPYVPKGVVVHDDDDWSDDRRPKTPWQDSVIYELHVKGFTRQHPGIPEHLRGTYAGLAHPAAIDHLVRLGVTAVELLPVHQFAHEDHLLRRGLRNYWGYNSVGYFAPHAGYSSSGTAGQQVGEFKRMVRALHAAGIEVILDVVYNHTAEAGELGPTLSLKGIDNRGYYRLQSDARRYADYTGCGNTLHVVQPQVLRLITDSLRYWVTEMGVDGFRFDLAAALARSMHDVDMLSPFLAVIAQDPVLRRVKLIAEPWDVGNGGYQVGAFPPLWTEWNDRYRDAVRDFWRGALPDVRDLGYRLSGSSDLYAWGGRRPYASVNFVTAHDGFTLRDLVTYERKHNEANGEGNRDGTHDNRSWNCGTEGETDDPAINTLRLRQQRNLLTTLLLSTGVPMLVAGDEMGRTQGGNNNAYCQDNALGWLDWTLPEDPGRHGLLALTRRLLALRNRHPVLRRRAFFSGRPQGADGLRDLAWFTAEGTEMTERDWYAPTATLGLYLSGRDIPGRDARGEQITDDSFLAVLHAGPRPLDFHLPGPPWAATYELLVDTAAEDQSGAPGTEHPGGGVITVGARSMILLRVRE from the coding sequence GTGGCGAGCGCAGCCGAGCAGGAGGCGGTACAGGAGCATGCCCTGGAGCGGGCCGGGCCACCCGTGTGGCCGGGGGCGCCGACCCCCCTGGGGGCCCGCTGCCGGGTCGGCCCCGACGGGGTGACGGGCACCAACTTCGCCCTGTGGGCGGGCGGCGCGGAGGCGGTGGAACTGTGCCTCTTCGCCCCGGACGGGACGGAGACACGCCTCCCGCTGACCGAACTGACCCACGAGATCTGGCACGGCTTCGTGCCGGGCATCGGCCCCGGACAGCGGTACGGCTACCGGGTGCACGGCCGCTGGGACCCGTGGACGGGTGCCCGCTGGAACCCGGCGAAGCTGCTCCTCGACCCGTACGCGCGGGCCGTCGACGGTGACTTCGCCCTGCCCGCCGAGGTGTACGGCCACGTCCGGGACTGGCCGCAGCAGCACGTGGCCGACACCGTCCGCGACGAGCGGGACTCCGCCCCGTACGTGCCGAAGGGGGTCGTCGTCCATGACGACGACGACTGGTCCGACGACCGCAGGCCCAAGACGCCCTGGCAGGACTCGGTCATCTACGAACTGCACGTCAAGGGCTTCACCCGACAGCACCCCGGCATCCCGGAGCACCTCCGGGGCACCTACGCGGGCCTCGCGCACCCCGCCGCGATCGACCACCTGGTCCGCCTGGGCGTGACGGCGGTGGAACTGCTCCCGGTGCACCAGTTCGCGCACGAGGACCACCTGCTCCGGCGCGGCCTGCGGAACTACTGGGGCTACAACTCCGTCGGCTACTTCGCCCCGCACGCCGGCTACTCCTCCTCGGGAACGGCCGGGCAGCAGGTCGGCGAGTTCAAACGGATGGTGCGGGCGCTGCACGCGGCGGGGATCGAGGTCATCCTCGACGTCGTCTACAACCACACGGCGGAGGCGGGCGAACTGGGCCCCACGCTGTCGCTGAAGGGCATCGACAACCGCGGCTACTACCGCCTCCAGTCCGACGCCCGCCGGTACGCCGACTACACGGGCTGCGGCAACACCCTGCACGTCGTGCAGCCGCAGGTCCTCCGGCTCATCACCGACTCCCTGCGCTACTGGGTCACGGAGATGGGCGTCGACGGCTTCCGCTTCGACCTGGCGGCGGCGCTGGCCCGCTCGATGCACGACGTCGACATGCTGTCCCCCTTCCTGGCGGTGATCGCCCAGGACCCGGTCCTGCGCCGCGTGAAACTCATCGCCGAGCCGTGGGACGTGGGCAACGGCGGCTATCAGGTGGGCGCCTTCCCTCCGCTCTGGACGGAATGGAACGACCGCTACCGGGACGCCGTGCGGGACTTCTGGCGCGGGGCGCTGCCCGACGTCCGGGACCTCGGCTACCGGCTCTCCGGCTCCAGCGACCTGTACGCCTGGGGCGGGCGGCGGCCGTACGCCTCGGTCAACTTCGTCACGGCACACGACGGCTTCACGCTGCGCGATCTGGTGACGTACGAACGCAAGCACAACGAGGCGAACGGCGAGGGCAACCGGGACGGCACGCACGACAACCGGTCGTGGAACTGCGGAACGGAGGGCGAGACGGACGACCCCGCCATCAACACCCTGCGGCTCCGCCAGCAGCGCAACCTCCTCACCACGCTCCTGCTCTCCACCGGGGTCCCGATGCTCGTCGCGGGCGACGAGATGGGCCGGACCCAGGGCGGCAACAACAACGCGTACTGCCAGGACAACGCACTCGGCTGGCTGGACTGGACGCTCCCGGAAGACCCGGGCCGGCACGGCCTCCTCGCCCTCACCCGCCGCCTCCTCGCCCTCCGCAACCGCCACCCGGTCCTCCGCCGCCGGGCCTTCTTCTCCGGCCGGCCGCAGGGCGCGGACGGGCTGCGGGACCTGGCCTGGTTCACCGCCGAGGGCACGGAGATGACGGAACGGGACTGGTACGCGCCGACGGCGACGCTCGGGCTCTACCTGTCGGGCCGCGACATCCCGGGCCGGGACGCGCGGGGCGAACAGATCACCGACGACAGCTTCCTCGCCGTCCTCCACGCCGGGCCCCGGCCCCTGGACTTCCACCTCCCGGGACCGCCGTGGGCGGCGACGTACGAACTCCTGGTGGACACGGCGGCGGAGGACCAGTCGGGAGCCCCGGGCACGGAGCATCCGGGGGGCGGGGTGATCACGGTGGGGGCACGCTCGATGATCCTGCTGCGGGTCCGCGAGTGA
- a CDS encoding Ig-like domain-containing protein codes for MAGLAGCTGTDGGGGIDISLPGKARAPGDVIRVSPEDGSKAVPADGPVEVKVDSGRLERVTVVQVEDGRRAAVAGEISADGLRWRPRPDTRLALAAKYSVDAVALDAHGRRSARHTVFTTVVPESRFIGYFKPENRSTVGTGMIVSFGFNMPIENRAEVERAIRVTSEPPVEVVGHWFGKERLDFRPAAYWRPGTKVTVELGLRDVEGAPGVYGIQRKTVGFTVGRSQVSLVDAAAHTMEVRRDGEVLATVPITAGAPKTTTYNGKMVVTELYDVTRMDGRTVGFGGEYDIKDVPHAMRLTDSGTFLHGNYWAAASTFGSANVSHGCVGLRDEKGGSADSPAGWFFDRTLIGDVVEVVNSKDKEVDPDNGLGGWNLEWGEWKAGSALS; via the coding sequence ATGGCGGGGCTTGCGGGCTGCACCGGGACGGACGGCGGTGGCGGCATCGACATCAGCCTGCCCGGGAAGGCGCGGGCCCCGGGCGATGTCATCCGGGTGAGTCCGGAGGACGGCAGCAAGGCGGTGCCGGCGGACGGGCCCGTCGAGGTGAAGGTGGACAGCGGGCGGCTCGAACGGGTGACGGTCGTCCAGGTCGAGGACGGCCGGCGGGCCGCGGTCGCCGGGGAGATCTCGGCGGACGGCCTGCGCTGGCGGCCCCGGCCGGACACCCGGCTCGCGCTGGCCGCCAAGTACAGCGTGGACGCGGTCGCGCTCGACGCGCACGGGCGCCGCTCGGCCCGGCACACCGTCTTCACCACCGTGGTGCCCGAGTCCCGCTTCATCGGCTACTTCAAGCCGGAGAACCGTTCCACGGTGGGCACCGGGATGATCGTCTCCTTCGGTTTCAACATGCCGATCGAGAACCGGGCCGAGGTCGAGCGGGCCATCCGCGTCACCTCGGAGCCGCCGGTGGAGGTCGTCGGCCACTGGTTCGGCAAGGAGCGGCTCGACTTCCGGCCCGCCGCGTACTGGCGGCCCGGCACGAAGGTCACGGTCGAGCTGGGGCTGCGGGACGTCGAGGGGGCGCCCGGGGTGTACGGCATCCAGCGCAAGACGGTCGGGTTCACCGTCGGCCGCTCCCAGGTCTCCCTGGTCGACGCCGCCGCGCACACCATGGAGGTCCGCAGGGACGGCGAGGTCCTCGCCACCGTGCCGATCACCGCGGGCGCGCCGAAGACCACCACGTACAACGGGAAGATGGTCGTCACCGAGCTGTACGACGTGACCCGGATGGACGGCAGGACGGTCGGCTTCGGCGGCGAGTACGACATCAAGGACGTGCCGCACGCCATGCGCCTCACCGACTCGGGGACCTTCCTGCACGGCAACTACTGGGCCGCCGCCTCCACCTTCGGTTCCGCCAACGTCAGCCACGGTTGTGTCGGCCTCCGCGACGAGAAGGGCGGCAGCGCGGACTCGCCCGCGGGCTGGTTCTTCGACCGGACGCTCATCGGGGACGTGGTGGAGGTGGTCAACTCCAAGGACAAGGAGGTCGACCCGGACAACGGTCTCGGGGGCTGGAACCTGGAGTGGGGCGAGTGGAAGGCCGGTTCCGCGTTGTCGTGA
- a CDS encoding YncE family protein, producing the protein MAHLTKRPLSTRTRVLLAAALLAGLAGCGSANHPEGTAPVKKAAAPAVPKPAAAVGLPGMPPPLDAHDVYAADRPNRLSPVVRNFPSRVYVPNTNSNTVSVIDPATYQVVETIPVGAQPQHVVPSWDLKTLWVNNDRGHTLTPIDPATGVAGKPVEVHDPYNLYFTPNGRYAIVMASLDRELVFRDPHTMERKKTVPVSCYGVNHADFSADGRYFVVSCEFSGELLKVDTEKMEVIGQQKLPFDGAMPQDVKISPDGKTFYIADMMAHGMWVLDGEKFTTPSLLPTGKGCHGLYISRDSREMYVSNRGEGSVSVFDFGQNKLTKKWRLPDGGSPDMGGVSADGKVLWLSGRYDSEVYALDTTTGKQLARIPVGSGPHGLAVYPQPGRYSLGHTGIFR; encoded by the coding sequence ATGGCACACCTCACGAAGAGACCCCTCTCGACACGCACCCGGGTCCTCCTCGCCGCCGCCCTCCTCGCCGGCCTCGCCGGCTGCGGCAGCGCGAACCACCCCGAGGGCACCGCCCCCGTGAAGAAGGCCGCCGCCCCCGCCGTCCCCAAGCCGGCCGCCGCCGTCGGACTGCCCGGCATGCCGCCCCCGCTCGACGCGCACGACGTCTACGCCGCCGACCGGCCGAACCGGCTCTCCCCGGTGGTACGGAACTTCCCCTCCCGGGTCTACGTCCCCAACACCAACTCCAACACCGTCTCCGTCATCGACCCCGCCACCTACCAGGTCGTCGAGACCATCCCGGTCGGCGCCCAGCCCCAGCACGTCGTGCCCTCCTGGGACCTGAAGACCCTCTGGGTCAACAACGACCGGGGCCACACCCTCACCCCCATCGACCCGGCCACGGGCGTCGCCGGCAAGCCCGTCGAGGTCCACGACCCGTACAACCTCTACTTCACGCCCAACGGCAGGTACGCCATCGTGATGGCCTCGCTCGACCGCGAACTCGTCTTCCGCGACCCGCACACCATGGAGCGGAAGAAGACCGTCCCGGTCAGCTGCTACGGCGTCAACCACGCCGACTTCTCCGCCGACGGACGCTACTTCGTCGTCTCCTGCGAGTTCTCCGGCGAACTCCTCAAGGTCGACACCGAGAAGATGGAGGTGATCGGCCAGCAGAAACTGCCCTTCGACGGCGCCATGCCGCAGGACGTGAAGATCTCGCCCGACGGAAAGACCTTCTACATCGCCGACATGATGGCCCACGGCATGTGGGTCCTGGACGGCGAGAAGTTCACCACCCCCAGCCTCCTCCCCACCGGCAAGGGCTGCCACGGCCTCTACATCAGCCGGGACTCCCGCGAGATGTACGTCTCCAACCGCGGCGAGGGCTCGGTCTCCGTCTTCGACTTCGGGCAGAACAAGCTCACCAAGAAGTGGCGGCTCCCGGACGGCGGCTCCCCCGACATGGGCGGCGTCTCCGCCGACGGCAAGGTCCTCTGGCTCTCCGGACGCTACGACTCCGAGGTCTACGCCCTCGACACCACCACCGGCAAGCAGCTCGCCCGCATCCCCGTCGGCAGCGGCCCGCACGGACTCGCCGTCTATCCGCAGCCGGGCCGCTACTCCCTGGGCCACACCGGGATCTTCCGGTAG
- a CDS encoding ATP-binding protein, translating to MPTTVEERWRQFFRWGPYGLLGIATVIAGASAELFMDRTRTVAAGCLVAAALLLQVVWTLRCGRIVAAEGWGPETPEGGPVLVPAAPGPASVAHFVLRTGIAFALTWLNPFFAVYACVGYFDAVHLLPRRLARAGLLVTAVTMAGSQSGGLPPASLVQWLALGGLLALNAALSLGFSHLATKDAEKAAERAATIAELGRANSRLEQALAENSALQAQLLLQAREAGVADERRRLAAEIHDTIAQGLTGVVTQLQAASAAPDRERAEAHLRRAADLARHSLGEARRSVRNLGPVALEHDDLPEALRKTVADWAERTGVDTRFTVTGTEAPLHDEVAATLLRIAQEALSNAARHSGAARAGVTLSYMGDEITLDVRDDGRGFDPLARPEHHRDGGGFGLDGMRARAERLAGTVTVEAAPGEGTAVSARVPLGPS from the coding sequence GTGCCCACCACCGTCGAGGAGCGCTGGCGGCAGTTCTTCCGCTGGGGGCCGTACGGACTGCTCGGCATCGCCACCGTCATCGCCGGGGCGTCCGCGGAGCTGTTCATGGACCGTACGCGGACGGTCGCGGCCGGCTGCCTGGTGGCGGCGGCGCTCCTCCTCCAGGTGGTGTGGACGCTGCGATGCGGGCGCATCGTCGCCGCGGAGGGATGGGGGCCCGAGACACCGGAGGGCGGGCCCGTGCTCGTGCCCGCGGCTCCCGGGCCCGCCTCCGTCGCCCACTTCGTCCTCCGCACCGGGATCGCCTTCGCGCTGACCTGGCTCAACCCCTTCTTCGCCGTCTACGCCTGCGTCGGCTACTTCGACGCCGTCCACCTGCTGCCCCGCCGCCTCGCCCGCGCCGGGCTCCTCGTCACCGCCGTCACCATGGCCGGCTCCCAGTCCGGCGGACTGCCGCCCGCCTCCCTCGTGCAGTGGCTCGCCCTCGGCGGCCTCCTCGCCCTCAACGCCGCCCTCTCGCTCGGCTTCTCCCACCTCGCCACGAAGGACGCCGAGAAGGCCGCCGAGCGGGCCGCCACCATCGCCGAACTCGGCCGCGCCAACAGCCGTCTCGAACAGGCCCTCGCCGAGAACTCGGCCCTCCAGGCCCAGCTCCTCCTCCAGGCCCGGGAAGCCGGCGTCGCCGACGAGCGGCGCCGGCTCGCCGCCGAGATCCACGACACCATCGCGCAGGGCCTCACCGGAGTCGTCACCCAGCTCCAGGCCGCGTCCGCCGCGCCCGACCGGGAGCGCGCCGAGGCGCACCTGCGGCGGGCCGCCGACCTCGCCCGGCACAGCCTCGGCGAGGCCCGCCGCTCCGTGCGGAACCTCGGCCCGGTCGCCCTGGAACACGACGACCTCCCGGAGGCCCTCCGCAAGACGGTCGCCGACTGGGCCGAACGCACCGGCGTCGACACCCGGTTCACCGTGACCGGCACCGAGGCCCCGCTGCACGACGAGGTCGCCGCCACGCTGCTGCGGATCGCCCAGGAGGCCCTGTCCAACGCCGCCCGCCACTCCGGGGCCGCGCGGGCCGGCGTCACCCTCTCCTACATGGGCGACGAGATCACCCTGGACGTACGGGACGACGGCCGCGGCTTCGACCCGCTCGCCCGGCCCGAACACCACCGGGACGGGGGCGGGTTCGGGCTCGACGGCATGCGGGCCCGTGCCGAGCGCCTCGCCGGGACGGTCACCGTGGAGGCCGCGCCGGGCGAAGGCACGGCCGTCTCCGCTCGCGTACCGTTGGGGCCCTCATGA
- a CDS encoding GNAT family N-acetyltransferase produces MSDDVARILAAAARGEFPPPDGSTTVVPQPGPRDAGVLAFTAHSVVFTDADPEWVRAALAATSADPLAASMNPAFLLALMARTGRHMNTIDLLTVADALPGPPPLELREIDDPSHPRVARALKYRDEVRVWAADGGVLILGRGVAGRWEAAIEVDEEVRHRGLGRALATAARHLTPGEVVWAQQAPGNARSVRVFQAAGYRPVASEALLIAG; encoded by the coding sequence ATGAGCGACGACGTGGCACGGATTCTGGCAGCGGCGGCACGCGGGGAGTTCCCGCCCCCGGACGGTTCGACGACGGTGGTGCCCCAGCCGGGCCCCCGGGACGCGGGGGTGCTGGCCTTCACGGCGCACTCGGTGGTCTTCACGGACGCCGACCCGGAGTGGGTACGGGCCGCGCTGGCGGCCACGTCGGCCGATCCGCTCGCGGCGAGCATGAACCCGGCCTTCCTGCTGGCCCTGATGGCCCGCACCGGCCGGCACATGAACACGATCGACCTGCTCACGGTGGCCGACGCGCTGCCGGGCCCGCCCCCGCTGGAGCTCCGCGAGATCGACGACCCGTCGCATCCCCGGGTGGCGCGGGCGCTGAAGTACCGCGACGAGGTCCGGGTGTGGGCGGCCGACGGCGGTGTCCTGATCCTGGGCAGGGGCGTCGCGGGCCGCTGGGAGGCGGCGATCGAGGTGGACGAGGAGGTGCGCCACCGGGGCCTGGGGCGGGCCCTGGCGACGGCGGCCCGCCACCTCACCCCGGGCGAGGTGGTGTGGGCCCAGCAGGCTCCGGGCAATGCCCGGAGCGTCCGCGTGTTCCAGGCGGCGGGCTACCGCCCGGTGGCCTCGGAGGCCCTCCTGATCGCCGGCTGA
- a CDS encoding ABC transporter permease, with amino-acid sequence MSTSSASLAVLRTEARLFGREPAALFWVMIAPTLLLAILGGLVPSFREASADLGGRRMVDLYVPVAVLFALIMAAIQAMPPVLSGYRERGILRRMSTTPVRPRALLAAQLVLHGAAAVVSSVLVIAVGRTAFGVALPENVVGYGLALVLAVAGGLALGATVCAVSRNQKTATAVGTAVFFPMMFTAGVWVPVQAMPDTLQRIVGLTPLGAASEALDAAASGGRPGWAALGVMALWAVALTGASVRWFRWE; translated from the coding sequence ATGAGTACCTCCAGCGCTTCCCTGGCCGTTCTTCGGACCGAGGCCCGTCTCTTCGGGCGTGAACCCGCCGCCCTGTTCTGGGTGATGATCGCGCCCACCCTGCTGCTCGCGATCCTCGGCGGCCTCGTCCCCTCGTTCCGGGAGGCCTCCGCGGACCTCGGCGGGCGGCGGATGGTCGATCTGTACGTGCCGGTCGCCGTGCTCTTCGCTCTGATCATGGCCGCGATCCAGGCGATGCCACCCGTGCTGTCGGGGTATCGCGAGCGGGGAATCCTGCGGCGGATGTCCACGACGCCCGTACGTCCCCGGGCGCTGCTCGCCGCGCAGCTCGTCCTGCACGGAGCGGCCGCCGTCGTCTCGTCGGTGCTGGTGATCGCGGTCGGGCGGACGGCCTTCGGTGTCGCGCTGCCGGAGAACGTCGTGGGGTACGGGCTCGCGCTGGTGCTCGCCGTCGCCGGCGGGCTCGCCCTGGGGGCCACCGTGTGCGCCGTCTCCCGCAACCAGAAGACGGCCACCGCGGTCGGCACCGCGGTCTTCTTCCCCATGATGTTCACGGCCGGCGTCTGGGTGCCGGTCCAGGCCATGCCGGATACCCTGCAGCGGATCGTCGGGCTCACGCCGCTCGGCGCCGCCTCCGAGGCCCTCGACGCGGCCGCCTCGGGCGGCCGGCCCGGCTGGGCCGCGCTCGGGGTGATGGCCCTGTGGGCCGTCGCGCTGACCGGTGCCTCGGTGCGCTGGTTCCGCTGGGAGTGA
- a CDS encoding enoyl-CoA hydratase/isomerase family protein: MTVNLEVAEGVGTIRLDRPPMNALDIATQDRLRELAQEATDRDDVRAVVLYGGEKVFAAGADIKEMQVMDHVAMVKRSRALQDSFTAVARIPKPVVAAITGYALGGGCELALCADYRIAGDNAKLGQPEILLGLIPGAGGTQRLSRLVGPSKAKDLIFTGRMVKADEALTLGLVDRVVPAAEVYEQAHAWAAKLAQGPAVALRAAKEAIDQGLEADIDTGLAIERNWFAGLFATEDRERGMRSFVEEGPGKAKFA; this comes from the coding sequence ATGACTGTGAACCTCGAAGTCGCCGAAGGCGTCGGCACGATCCGCCTCGACCGTCCCCCGATGAACGCCCTGGACATCGCCACCCAGGACCGGCTGCGCGAGCTGGCCCAGGAGGCGACCGACCGCGACGACGTGCGGGCCGTGGTCCTCTACGGCGGCGAGAAGGTGTTCGCGGCCGGCGCGGACATCAAGGAGATGCAGGTCATGGACCACGTGGCCATGGTCAAGCGCTCGCGCGCCCTCCAGGACTCCTTCACCGCCGTCGCCCGCATCCCCAAGCCGGTCGTCGCCGCGATCACCGGCTACGCGCTGGGCGGCGGCTGCGAGCTCGCGCTCTGCGCCGACTACCGGATCGCCGGCGACAACGCGAAGCTGGGCCAGCCGGAGATCCTGCTCGGCCTGATCCCCGGCGCGGGCGGCACCCAGCGCCTGTCGCGGCTCGTCGGTCCCTCCAAGGCCAAGGACCTCATCTTCACCGGCCGGATGGTGAAGGCGGACGAGGCCCTGACGCTCGGTCTGGTCGACCGGGTCGTCCCGGCCGCCGAGGTGTACGAGCAGGCGCACGCCTGGGCCGCGAAGCTGGCGCAGGGCCCGGCCGTCGCCCTGCGGGCCGCGAAGGAGGCGATCGACCAGGGTCTGGAGGCCGACATCGACACCGGTCTCGCCATCGAGCGCAACTGGTTCGCGGGCCTGTTCGCCACCGAGGACCGGGAGCGCGGGATGCGCTCCTTCGTCGAGGAGGGCCCCGGGAAGGCGAAGTTCGCCTGA
- a CDS encoding ATP-binding protein, which yields MAGLEGREQPWQRASAAAPRWSPAADDEQAADAVELYGNPAEEDVRLPSRPESAWVARRLTQHVVLRQWALGPTIAEHAVLLVSELVGNAVRHTGARVFALRLQRRRGWIRIEVRDPSRGLPCLMPVHELDISGRGLFLVDKLADRWGVDLAPRGKTTWFEMRVADRP from the coding sequence ATGGCGGGCCTGGAGGGTAGGGAACAACCGTGGCAGCGCGCGAGCGCCGCCGCGCCGCGGTGGTCACCGGCCGCGGACGACGAACAGGCCGCCGACGCAGTGGAGTTGTACGGCAATCCGGCCGAGGAGGATGTCCGGCTGCCGTCCCGCCCCGAGTCCGCGTGGGTGGCCCGCAGGCTCACCCAGCACGTCGTGCTGCGGCAGTGGGCGCTCGGTCCGACGATCGCCGAGCACGCGGTGCTGCTCGTCTCGGAGCTCGTCGGGAACGCCGTCCGGCACACCGGGGCCAGGGTCTTCGCGCTGCGGTTACAGCGGCGCCGCGGCTGGATCCGGATCGAGGTGCGCGACCCCTCGCGCGGACTGCCGTGTCTGATGCCGGTGCACGAGCTCGACATCAGCGGCCGCGGGCTCTTCCTCGTCGACAAGCTCGCCGACCGCTGGGGCGTGGACCTGGCGCCGCGCGGCAAGACGACCTGGTTCGAGATGCGGGTCGCCGACCGGCCCTGA
- a CDS encoding response regulator — MTDITLLIVDDHPVVRDGLRGMFAAEGSGFRVLDEAGDGVRGVELALELDPDVVLMDLRMPGGGGVDAIAELTRRGARARVLVLTTYDTDTDTLPAIEAGATGYLLKDAPREELFAAVRAAAEGRTVLSPTVASRLVTAVRSPAPDTALSARESEILALVAKGTGNRAIAAELFISEATVKTHLTHIYAKLGVNDRASAVATGYERGILGGA; from the coding sequence ATGACCGACATCACGCTTCTGATCGTCGACGACCACCCCGTCGTACGGGACGGCCTGCGCGGCATGTTCGCCGCCGAGGGCTCCGGCTTCCGCGTCCTCGACGAGGCCGGCGACGGCGTCCGGGGCGTCGAACTCGCCCTGGAACTCGACCCGGACGTGGTGCTGATGGACCTGCGGATGCCGGGCGGCGGCGGGGTGGACGCGATCGCCGAGCTCACCCGGCGGGGTGCCCGCGCCAGGGTCCTCGTCCTCACCACGTACGACACGGACACCGACACCCTCCCGGCGATCGAGGCCGGTGCCACCGGGTACCTCCTGAAGGACGCGCCCCGTGAGGAGCTGTTCGCGGCGGTACGGGCAGCCGCGGAGGGCCGCACGGTCCTGTCGCCGACCGTCGCGTCGCGCCTGGTGACGGCCGTCCGCTCGCCTGCCCCGGACACGGCCCTCTCCGCCCGCGAGAGCGAGATCCTGGCGCTGGTGGCGAAGGGCACGGGCAATCGGGCGATCGCGGCGGAGCTGTTCATCAGCGAGGCGACGGTGAAGACGCACCTCACCCACATCTACGCCAAGCTGGGCGTGAACGACCGCGCGTCGGCGGTCGCCACGGGCTACGAACGCGGCATCCTGGGCGGCGCCTGA
- a CDS encoding Ig-like domain-containing protein, whose product MNGQPISGARGRRRGGARLQALAAGALLLVLTACGGGETATGGGAGGQAPAAQGGGKQENAASQAVVTILPKDGADSVATSGALKVTAAQGKLTTVTVADSKGTQVEGKIAADGASWSPTAHLAAATQYKVHAIAKDADGRESAKDTTFTTLVPKNTFIGQYTPEDGSTVGVGMPVSINFSRGITDPEAVEKAIKVTAVPAVQIEGHWFGNDRLDFRPKDYWAAGTKVTVQLNLDGVEGRPGVYGKQKKTINFTIGRRQVSTVDASAKTMKVERDGAIIKTIPITAGAPATTTYNGQMVISEKYKVTRMNGATVGFGGEYDIKDVPHAMRLSNSGTFVHGNYWAPSSTFGSSNVSHGCVGLEDARGAGDSSTPAAWFYDRSIIGDVVIVKNSKDKQITPENGLNGWNMDWSEWIA is encoded by the coding sequence GTGAACGGTCAGCCGATATCGGGGGCACGGGGACGCCGGCGCGGGGGCGCCAGGCTGCAGGCCCTGGCGGCGGGGGCGCTGCTCCTCGTCCTGACCGCCTGCGGCGGCGGTGAGACCGCCACCGGTGGCGGTGCGGGGGGACAGGCGCCGGCCGCCCAGGGCGGCGGCAAGCAGGAGAACGCGGCCTCCCAGGCGGTCGTGACGATCCTTCCGAAGGACGGTGCCGACTCGGTCGCCACCAGCGGGGCCCTGAAGGTCACCGCGGCGCAGGGCAAGCTGACCACGGTCACGGTCGCCGACTCCAAGGGCACCCAGGTCGAGGGCAAGATCGCCGCCGACGGCGCCAGCTGGTCGCCGACCGCGCACCTGGCCGCGGCCACGCAGTACAAGGTCCACGCGATCGCGAAGGACGCCGACGGCCGCGAGTCGGCGAAGGACACCACCTTCACCACGCTGGTCCCGAAGAACACCTTCATCGGCCAGTACACGCCGGAGGACGGTTCGACCGTCGGCGTCGGCATGCCGGTGTCCATCAACTTCAGCCGGGGCATCACCGACCCGGAGGCCGTCGAGAAGGCCATCAAGGTGACGGCCGTGCCGGCCGTGCAGATCGAGGGCCACTGGTTCGGCAACGACCGGCTCGACTTCCGTCCCAAGGACTACTGGGCCGCCGGCACCAAGGTGACGGTGCAGCTCAACCTGGACGGCGTCGAGGGCCGCCCCGGCGTCTACGGCAAGCAGAAGAAGACGATCAACTTCACCATCGGCCGCCGTCAGGTCTCCACCGTCGACGCGAGCGCCAAGACGATGAAGGTCGAGCGGGACGGGGCGATCATCAAGACGATCCCGATCACCGCGGGCGCGCCGGCCACGACCACGTACAACGGTCAGATGGTCATCAGCGAGAAGTACAAGGTGACCCGCATGAACGGGGCCACGGTCGGCTTCGGCGGCGAGTACGACATCAAGGACGTGCCGCACGCGATGCGTCTGTCCAACTCGGGCACCTTCGTGCACGGCAACTACTGGGCGCCGTCCTCCACCTTCGGCTCCAGCAACGTCAGCCACGGCTGCGTCGGCCTGGAGGACGCGCGGGGCGCGGGCGACAGCTCGACTCCGGCGGCCTGGTTCTACGACCGCTCGATCATCGGTGACGTCGTGATCGTGAAGAACTCCAAGGACAAGCAGATCACCCCGGAGAACGGCCTCAACGGCTGGAACATGGACTGGTCGGAGTGGATCGCCTAG